The Catenuloplanes niger genome includes a window with the following:
- a CDS encoding response regulator transcription factor yields MTRVVLAEDGVLLREGLAGLLDRFGLPVVAAVGDATALVEAVREHTPDLVVTDIRMPPTLTDDGLRAALELRRARPGLPVVALSQYVERSYAAALLDSDGGRGVGYLLKDRVADVEEFVEVLRGVAAGGTIIDPTVVRQLLQRPPEDPVARLSAREREVLSSMATGLSNAAIARALFVSEAAVGKHVGNILAKLGLPPDDDSNRRVLAVLAYLRGSNRQP; encoded by the coding sequence ATGACGCGGGTGGTGCTGGCCGAGGACGGGGTGCTGCTCCGGGAGGGGCTGGCCGGGCTGCTGGACCGGTTCGGGCTGCCGGTGGTCGCGGCCGTCGGCGACGCGACCGCGCTGGTCGAGGCCGTCCGGGAGCACACGCCGGACCTGGTGGTGACGGACATCCGCATGCCGCCGACGCTGACCGACGACGGGCTGCGCGCGGCGCTGGAGCTGCGCCGCGCCCGTCCCGGGCTACCGGTCGTGGCGCTCAGCCAGTACGTGGAGCGCTCCTACGCCGCCGCGTTGCTCGACTCGGACGGCGGCCGGGGCGTCGGCTACCTGCTCAAGGACCGGGTGGCGGACGTGGAGGAGTTCGTCGAGGTGCTGCGCGGCGTGGCGGCCGGCGGCACGATCATCGACCCGACCGTGGTCCGCCAGCTGCTGCAGCGCCCGCCCGAGGACCCGGTGGCCCGCCTGTCCGCCCGCGAGCGCGAGGTGCTCTCGTCGATGGCGACCGGCCTGTCGAACGCGGCGATCGCGCGGGCGCTGTTCGTCTCCGAGGCCGCGGTCGGCAAGCACGTCGGGAACATCCTGGCGAAGCTGGGCCTGCCGCCGGACGACGACTCCAACCGCCGGGTGCTCGCGGTGCTGGCGTATCTGCGCGGATCGAATCGACAGCCTTGA
- a CDS encoding SRPBCC family protein yields MRTGEFHYTARPSCTPGEAMALLADLTRQGELHPLIVAVHHDRPPRPGAIRSYTITDAMRWGPLRFRIRYRADVLSETGTALDTVARQSPGVTVRNRTTVTREHGPDGRTRIDCHVTLTAPTPLFAYAFAQARRAHGELAARIERTLSGPGGHRPE; encoded by the coding sequence GTGCGGACGGGCGAGTTCCATTACACGGCGCGGCCGAGCTGCACACCCGGCGAGGCGATGGCGCTGCTCGCCGACCTGACCCGGCAGGGGGAGCTGCACCCGCTGATCGTCGCGGTGCACCACGATCGGCCGCCCCGGCCCGGCGCGATCCGCAGCTACACGATCACGGACGCGATGCGCTGGGGCCCGCTGCGGTTCCGGATCAGGTACCGGGCCGACGTCCTGAGCGAGACCGGCACCGCGCTGGACACGGTCGCCCGCCAGTCCCCCGGCGTCACGGTCCGCAACCGCACCACGGTCACCCGGGAGCACGGGCCGGACGGCCGCACCCGCATCGACTGCCACGTCACGCTCACCGCGCCCACGCCGCTGTTCGCCTACGCCTTCGCGCAGGCGCGGCGAGCCCACGGGGAGCTCGCCGCGCGTATCGAGCGGACGCTAAGCGGCCCAGGCGGTCACCGCCCGGAATGA
- a CDS encoding IS256 family transposase — protein sequence MSPRKKIEGDGRQLSPEQAAAAAMVAEAKARGLELTGPNGLLKLFTKNVLETALNEEMTEHLGHAKNQASPERESTNVRNGSRGKTVISDAAGEVRIDVPRDREGTFEPQIVKKRQRRLTEVDEIVLSLYAKGMTTGEISAHFAEIYGASVSKETISRITDKVVAEMTEWSTRPLDAVYVAVFIDAIVVKVRDGQVANRPVYAAIGVTVDGHKDVLGLWSGSGGEGAKFWMSVLVDLKNRGVRDVFFVVCDGLKGLPDTVEAVWPQAIVQTCIIHLIRNTFRLTSRADADAIKRDIKPIYTAVNADAALAALDDLEEKWGSKYRAMIRLWRNAWDEFIPFLDYDVEIRKVICSTNAIESLNARYRRAVRARGHFPSEQAALKCLYLVTRSLDPTGAGRARWTIRWKPVLNAFAITFGDRWPAAETY from the coding sequence GTGAGTCCACGGAAGAAGATCGAGGGTGACGGGCGGCAGCTGTCGCCGGAGCAGGCCGCTGCGGCGGCGATGGTGGCCGAGGCGAAGGCGCGCGGGCTGGAACTGACCGGTCCGAACGGCCTGTTGAAGCTGTTCACCAAGAATGTCCTCGAGACCGCGTTGAACGAGGAGATGACTGAACACCTCGGTCATGCGAAGAACCAGGCATCGCCGGAGCGTGAGTCGACAAATGTGCGCAACGGCAGCCGCGGCAAGACGGTGATCTCGGATGCGGCCGGTGAGGTGCGTATCGACGTGCCGCGAGATCGGGAAGGGACGTTCGAGCCGCAGATCGTGAAGAAACGGCAACGGCGCCTGACCGAGGTCGACGAGATCGTGTTGTCGTTGTATGCGAAGGGAATGACGACCGGGGAGATCTCCGCGCATTTTGCGGAGATCTACGGTGCGTCGGTGTCGAAAGAGACGATCTCGCGGATCACCGATAAAGTCGTGGCGGAGATGACGGAATGGTCGACCCGGCCACTCGATGCCGTTTACGTGGCCGTGTTCATCGACGCCATCGTCGTCAAGGTCCGTGACGGCCAGGTCGCCAACCGGCCGGTCTACGCGGCCATCGGGGTCACCGTGGACGGCCACAAAGACGTCCTGGGGTTGTGGTCCGGCTCCGGTGGCGAGGGCGCCAAGTTCTGGATGAGTGTCCTGGTGGATCTGAAGAACCGTGGCGTGCGGGATGTGTTCTTCGTCGTCTGCGACGGGCTGAAAGGGCTGCCGGACACCGTCGAGGCGGTGTGGCCGCAAGCGATCGTCCAGACCTGCATCATTCATCTGATCCGGAACACTTTTCGTCTGACCTCCCGGGCGGATGCCGACGCGATCAAACGCGACATCAAACCGATTTACACGGCGGTCAACGCCGACGCCGCGCTCGCCGCTCTGGACGACCTCGAGGAGAAATGGGGGAGTAAATACCGGGCGATGATCCGGTTGTGGCGTAACGCGTGGGATGAGTTCATCCCGTTCCTCGATTACGACGTCGAGATCAGGAAGGTGATCTGTTCGACGAACGCGATCGAATCATTGAACGCCCGCTACCGTCGTGCTGTTCGCGCACGCGGGCATTTCCCCAGCGAGCAGGCCGCGTTGAAATGCCTGTATCTTGTGACCCGCAGCCTGGACCCGACCGGGGCCGGCCGCGCACGATGGACGATCCGCTGGAAGCCCGTGCTGAACGCCTTCGCCATCACCTTCGGTGACCGCTGGCCGGCCGCCGAAACCTACTGA
- a CDS encoding PfkB family carbohydrate kinase — protein MTVMVAGQITRDLVLTVSAVPAAGEAADAGARREMLGGKGANQAVALAQLGVPVGLLGVAGADETGERLLDQARTDGIDVSSVSVRGRSALIVELLDAEGEWRYVQHLPEESLLSPDDVRAAAHRLATADAVVLQLQQPPEALLAAARAARGTERAARGTDGAARGTDGAARGTDGAARGTDGAATGTGGTASGPIVVLDGAPGDDALLGWADVIRADEQEAGLLVGEAVGTEERGLRAAREIHRRGPWLAVLALEGGANLFAWSARSPWGADGHVVIPGVQTAKVDTTGAGDSLVAGLVAALLRGDDPASAAKHAVAAASSTLGHPGGRPDLTPESLTRQLALIDDALRGSAR, from the coding sequence ATGACGGTGATGGTGGCCGGGCAGATCACCCGTGATCTTGTGTTGACGGTGTCGGCGGTGCCCGCGGCCGGGGAGGCGGCCGACGCGGGCGCGCGGCGGGAGATGCTCGGCGGGAAGGGCGCGAACCAGGCGGTGGCGCTCGCCCAGCTCGGCGTGCCGGTCGGGCTGCTCGGGGTGGCCGGGGCCGACGAGACCGGCGAGCGGCTGCTGGACCAGGCCCGCACGGACGGTATCGACGTGTCGTCCGTGTCGGTCCGGGGCCGGTCCGCGTTGATCGTGGAACTGCTCGACGCGGAGGGCGAGTGGCGGTACGTCCAGCACCTGCCGGAGGAGTCGCTGCTCAGCCCGGACGACGTGCGGGCCGCGGCGCACCGGCTGGCGACCGCGGACGCCGTCGTCCTGCAACTCCAGCAGCCACCGGAGGCACTCCTCGCCGCCGCCCGCGCGGCACGCGGCACCGAACGCGCGGCACGCGGCACCGACGGGGCGGCACGCGGCACCGACGGGGCGGCACGCGGCACCGACGGGGCGGCACGCGGCACCGACGGCGCGGCGACCGGCACCGGGGGGACGGCGAGCGGCCCGATCGTGGTGCTGGACGGAGCGCCGGGGGATGACGCGCTCCTGGGCTGGGCCGACGTGATCCGGGCGGACGAGCAGGAGGCGGGACTGCTGGTGGGCGAGGCCGTCGGGACCGAGGAGCGCGGCCTCCGGGCGGCCCGGGAGATCCACCGGCGTGGGCCGTGGCTGGCCGTGCTCGCGCTGGAGGGCGGCGCCAACCTCTTCGCCTGGTCGGCCCGGTCCCCATGGGGCGCGGACGGGCACGTCGTCATCCCCGGCGTGCAGACCGCGAAGGTCGATACCACCGGGGCCGGGGACTCCCTGGTCGCGGGCCTGGTGGCGGCGCTGCTGCGCGGTGACGATCCGGCGTCGGCCGCGAAGCACGCGGTCGCTGCCGCCAGTTCCACGCTCGGTCACCCCGGCGGCCGTCCCGACCTGACGCCGGAGAGCCTGACCCGCCAGCTCGCCCTGATCGACGACGCGCTGCGCGGATCGGCCCGCTGA
- a CDS encoding helix-turn-helix domain-containing protein — MVRVPLSEEERERGERLGRALRDARGARSIVEVASAAGISPETLRKIETGRIPTPAFFTVAALAAALGLSLDTVSAASAPRPRTEGTSSDDLAA, encoded by the coding sequence ATGGTGAGGGTGCCGTTGAGCGAGGAAGAGCGGGAACGCGGCGAGCGACTGGGCCGCGCACTGCGCGACGCCCGCGGCGCGCGCAGCATCGTCGAGGTCGCGTCCGCGGCCGGCATCTCCCCGGAGACGCTCCGCAAAATCGAGACGGGCCGCATTCCGACGCCGGCCTTCTTCACGGTCGCGGCCCTGGCGGCCGCGCTCGGCCTCTCCCTGGACACGGTCTCGGCCGCGTCGGCACCCCGTCCGCGCACCGAGGGCACGAGCAGCGACGACCTCGCGGCATAG
- a CDS encoding sensor histidine kinase, translating to MDDTALTALRRRNYLLTPWPWRSLLYVASTPVVALLGWPLALPVVPLVALLVSLTRDSTVETGTAMVITGVSVACWAVLAPLLAVPLAALERHRLRLVRPEPTRGGHRVPPSTGPWSWLVTRYTEAATWRAVAYGTLLTAAAPVFYLFALGWVMFAVALLLAPFLVSENDVMHLVFVEVSTPAEAWPWTPLGLALVVTTPYVVGLTAWVHGLVAAALLHEPAASARLHTELVEVSRSRARLVDGFEAERRRIERDLHDGAQQRLVGLTLQLGLAKLDVPDDSPAAATVAKAHEEAKALMAELRDLIAGIHPQVLTDLGLPAALRELADRTALPVTVRSDLGERPAAHVESTAYFVVAEALTNAVRHGHASQAWVRAYREKGQLIVEVTDDGRGGARPDRGTGLTGLADRAATAGGRMLLSSPAGGPTVVRIELPWVRATERAA from the coding sequence ATGGACGACACCGCGCTGACCGCGCTGAGACGCCGGAACTACCTGCTCACCCCGTGGCCGTGGCGGTCGCTGCTGTACGTGGCGAGCACGCCGGTGGTCGCGCTGCTGGGGTGGCCGCTCGCGTTGCCGGTGGTGCCGCTGGTCGCGCTGCTCGTGTCGCTGACCCGGGACAGCACGGTCGAGACCGGCACCGCGATGGTCATCACCGGCGTCAGCGTCGCGTGCTGGGCCGTGCTCGCACCGCTGCTGGCGGTGCCGCTCGCCGCGCTGGAACGGCACCGGCTGCGACTGGTCCGGCCGGAGCCGACCCGCGGCGGGCACCGCGTGCCGCCGTCGACCGGGCCGTGGTCGTGGCTGGTCACCCGCTACACCGAGGCCGCGACGTGGCGCGCGGTCGCCTACGGGACGCTGCTCACCGCCGCCGCGCCGGTCTTCTACCTGTTCGCGCTCGGCTGGGTGATGTTCGCGGTCGCGTTGCTGCTCGCGCCGTTCCTGGTGTCCGAGAACGACGTGATGCACCTGGTGTTCGTGGAGGTCAGCACGCCGGCCGAGGCCTGGCCGTGGACGCCGCTCGGGCTCGCCCTGGTGGTGACCACGCCGTACGTGGTCGGCCTGACCGCGTGGGTGCACGGGCTGGTCGCGGCCGCGCTGCTGCACGAGCCGGCGGCCAGCGCCCGGCTGCACACCGAGCTGGTCGAGGTGTCCCGGTCCCGGGCGCGGCTGGTCGACGGGTTCGAGGCGGAACGGCGGCGGATCGAGCGTGACCTGCACGACGGCGCGCAGCAGCGGCTGGTCGGGCTCACGCTCCAGCTCGGGCTCGCGAAGCTGGACGTGCCGGACGACTCACCGGCCGCGGCCACGGTCGCGAAGGCGCACGAGGAGGCGAAGGCACTGATGGCCGAGCTGCGTGACCTGATCGCCGGCATCCACCCCCAGGTGCTCACCGACCTGGGCCTGCCCGCGGCGCTGCGCGAACTGGCGGACCGGACCGCGCTGCCCGTCACCGTGCGCAGCGACCTGGGCGAGCGGCCGGCCGCGCACGTGGAGAGCACCGCCTACTTCGTGGTCGCGGAGGCGCTGACGAACGCGGTCCGGCACGGCCACGCGAGCCAGGCGTGGGTCCGGGCGTACCGGGAGAAGGGGCAGCTGATCGTCGAGGTGACCGACGACGGGCGGGGCGGCGCACGCCCGGACCGCGGCACCGGCCTGACCGGGCTGGCCGACCGCGCCGCGACGGCCGGCGGCCGCATGCTGCTCTCCAGCCCGGCCGGTGGCCCGACCGTGGTCCGCATCGAGCTGCCCTGGGTCCGCGCCACGGAGCGTGCGGCATGA
- a CDS encoding CBS domain-containing protein, with protein sequence MTTAREIMTTDVTCVGENEYLSAAAKKMADLDVGSLPICGVDNKIKGVITDRDIVVKVLGKGKDPNSITAGTLAQGEAITIGADDDAREILRTMSQHQVRRLPVIDGTSLVGIIALADVARAMSDRPVGDLLEALSQNGR encoded by the coding sequence ATGACGACGGCTCGCGAGATCATGACGACTGACGTGACCTGCGTCGGCGAGAACGAGTACCTGTCGGCCGCGGCGAAGAAGATGGCGGACCTGGATGTCGGGTCGCTGCCGATCTGCGGCGTGGACAACAAGATCAAGGGTGTGATCACGGACCGCGACATCGTGGTGAAGGTGCTCGGCAAGGGCAAGGACCCGAACTCGATCACCGCGGGCACGCTCGCGCAGGGAGAGGCGATCACGATCGGCGCGGACGACGACGCCCGGGAGATCCTGCGCACGATGTCGCAGCACCAGGTGCGCCGGCTGCCGGTGATCGACGGCACCAGCCTGGTCGGCATCATCGCGCTGGCCGACGTGGCCCGCGCGATGTCCGACCGCCCGGTCGGCGACCTGCTCGAGGCGCTCTCCCAGAACGGCCGCTGA
- a CDS encoding glycoside hydrolase family 43 protein has translation MRRSLVAAVCAAVLVLTGSTVATAEERAPATFTNPIKRNGPDPWMTYHNGYYYLATTTWNSTITMRRATTLAGLNAAPDQVIFNLAGRPNGCCNMWAPEFHLVNGRWYLYYVAGQNVSDYNPTQRLHVLESAGTDPMGPYSFKADLGNDWQLDASVLTVNGTLYLMGTYQAGGSYGQSNFIQRLSNPWTLSGSRVRLSSPTLSWERQTAPVNEAPEPLYHNGRVMVVYSASACWGPDYKLGLLTLTGTDPLNPAHWTKKPTPVFQRSDANGVYAPGHNGFFKSPDGTEDWLVYHANSSASGGCDMNRSTRAQKFTWNADGTPNFGTPVRLGTSLAGPSGE, from the coding sequence ATGCGACGTTCCCTCGTCGCCGCGGTGTGCGCGGCGGTCCTGGTCCTGACCGGCAGCACGGTGGCGACCGCCGAGGAGCGGGCACCCGCCACCTTCACCAATCCGATCAAGCGCAACGGCCCCGACCCGTGGATGACCTACCACAACGGCTACTACTACCTGGCCACCACGACCTGGAACTCGACGATCACGATGCGGCGGGCCACCACGCTCGCCGGCCTGAACGCCGCACCCGACCAGGTGATCTTCAACCTGGCCGGCCGGCCGAACGGCTGCTGCAACATGTGGGCGCCGGAGTTCCACCTGGTCAACGGCCGGTGGTATCTCTACTACGTGGCCGGGCAGAACGTGTCCGACTACAACCCGACGCAGCGGCTGCACGTGCTGGAGAGTGCCGGGACCGACCCGATGGGCCCGTACAGCTTCAAGGCCGATCTCGGCAACGACTGGCAACTCGACGCGAGCGTGCTCACGGTCAACGGCACGCTCTACCTGATGGGCACGTACCAGGCCGGTGGCAGCTACGGGCAGAGCAACTTCATCCAGCGGCTGTCGAACCCGTGGACGCTCAGCGGTTCCCGGGTCCGGCTCAGCTCGCCCACGCTGTCCTGGGAACGGCAGACCGCGCCGGTCAACGAGGCGCCCGAGCCGCTCTACCACAACGGCCGGGTGATGGTCGTGTACTCGGCGTCCGCGTGCTGGGGCCCGGACTACAAGCTCGGGCTGCTCACGCTCACCGGCACCGACCCGCTCAACCCGGCGCACTGGACGAAGAAGCCGACGCCGGTGTTCCAGCGCAGCGATGCGAACGGCGTCTACGCGCCCGGCCACAACGGCTTCTTCAAGTCCCCCGACGGTACGGAGGACTGGCTCGTCTACCACGCGAACAGTTCCGCGTCCGGCGGCTGCGACATGAACCGTTCCACCCGGGCGCAGAAGTTCACCTGGAACGCGGACGGCACGCCGAACTTCGGCACCCCGGTCCGGCTCGGCACCAGCCTGGCCGGCCCGTCAGGTGAGTGA
- a CDS encoding amidohydrolase has product MLDLRIENGTIVTMDPARPVVRALGVWRGRVFASGGDAAGMPAREVLDLRGATVVPGFVDAHTHLAWTGLKARAASVAPSNDVAAMLRVIAEAARRVPVGGWVDVGGYDQRPLGRHLTAAELDAVSAGRRVFVTHESGHACLVNSAVLAMLPAGVRHEDGLLTEGDMAVVRRLRWPYSVAELCAAIEHAGRECRAQGVTAVCEAGIAGGLVGHSPVELAAYQTARELGRLPVRARLMVAADVPHAVAAHPDDDVPQALDLGVRTGLGDEWLSVGALKVFTDGGMMARTAALTENYAGLDHAGQLAGDPDALTRTIVDGHRAGWQLAVHAIGDRAVDVALDAIAAAQAVKPGRRHRIEHAGLVRPDQLARFRDLDVTAVVQPNFLWYLGDDYAEIMGPSRAGWLYRGNGFLEAGVRLAASSDRPVTDGAPLRAIQFMAERLTRGGRLVGPAERMSVLDALRAYTVGAAAACGWEDELGALTPGRLADFVVLAENPLDVPVSRIAEIAIRDSCLGGVSLT; this is encoded by the coding sequence GTGCTGGACCTGCGGATCGAGAACGGGACGATCGTCACGATGGATCCGGCGCGGCCGGTGGTGCGGGCGCTCGGCGTGTGGCGCGGGCGGGTGTTCGCGAGCGGCGGCGACGCGGCCGGGATGCCGGCGCGCGAGGTGCTGGATCTGCGTGGTGCGACGGTGGTGCCGGGGTTCGTCGACGCGCACACGCATCTGGCGTGGACCGGGCTGAAGGCGCGGGCGGCGAGCGTGGCGCCGTCGAACGACGTGGCCGCGATGCTGCGGGTGATCGCGGAGGCGGCGCGCCGGGTGCCGGTGGGCGGCTGGGTGGACGTCGGCGGATACGACCAGCGGCCGCTGGGCCGGCACCTGACGGCGGCGGAGCTGGACGCGGTCAGTGCCGGCCGCCGGGTGTTCGTGACGCACGAATCGGGGCACGCGTGCCTGGTCAACAGCGCGGTGCTGGCGATGCTGCCGGCCGGGGTGCGGCACGAGGACGGCCTGCTCACCGAGGGCGACATGGCGGTGGTGCGGCGGCTGCGCTGGCCGTACTCCGTGGCCGAACTGTGCGCGGCGATCGAGCACGCGGGCCGGGAGTGCCGGGCGCAGGGCGTGACCGCGGTGTGCGAGGCCGGGATCGCGGGCGGGCTGGTCGGGCACTCGCCGGTGGAGCTGGCGGCCTACCAGACGGCGCGGGAGCTCGGGCGGCTGCCGGTGCGGGCGCGGCTGATGGTGGCGGCGGACGTGCCGCACGCGGTGGCGGCGCACCCGGACGACGACGTTCCACAAGCCTTGGACCTGGGGGTACGGACCGGGCTGGGCGACGAGTGGCTGTCCGTCGGCGCGCTGAAGGTGTTCACCGACGGTGGCATGATGGCCCGGACCGCCGCGTTGACCGAGAACTACGCCGGTCTGGACCACGCCGGCCAGCTCGCCGGTGACCCGGACGCGCTCACCCGGACGATCGTCGACGGGCACCGGGCCGGCTGGCAGCTGGCCGTGCACGCGATCGGGGACCGGGCGGTGGACGTGGCGCTGGACGCGATCGCGGCCGCGCAGGCGGTCAAGCCGGGGCGGCGGCACCGGATCGAGCACGCCGGCCTGGTGCGGCCGGACCAGCTGGCGCGCTTCCGGGACCTGGACGTGACCGCGGTCGTGCAGCCGAACTTCCTCTGGTATCTCGGTGACGACTACGCCGAGATCATGGGGCCGTCCCGGGCCGGCTGGCTCTACCGGGGCAATGGGTTCCTCGAGGCCGGCGTGCGGCTGGCGGCCAGTTCGGACCGGCCGGTGACGGACGGTGCGCCGCTGCGCGCGATCCAGTTCATGGCGGAGCGGCTCACCCGCGGCGGCCGGCTCGTCGGCCCGGCGGAGCGGATGAGCGTGCTGGACGCGCTGCGCGCCTACACCGTGGGGGCGGCGGCGGCCTGCGGCTGGGAGGACGAGCTGGGCGCGCTCACCCCGGGGCGGCTGGCCGACTTCGTGGTGCTGGCGGAGAACCCGCTCGACGTGCCGGTGTCCCGGATCGCGGAGATCGCGATCCGGGACAGTTGTCTGGGCGGGGTGTCACTCACCTGA
- a CDS encoding glycoside hydrolase family 43 protein produces MVCALFGWSVPASAAAPPPGSWTRYTMTAFTNSSESNMYVYESPDATGFRLLRGPAFTPPTGLIRDPSIIRHTDGRYWVVYTTNWTGNTIGLATSTDRLNWTFVRNVTIPLTVQNTWAPEFFIDSNGSVNVIVSLSTNGADFKPYKLTATNAALSAWSAPQVLSGIGPNHIDTYVVKVGSTYHAFTKNETTKFIEYATASSLTGPYTISRTGNWAGWGGPREGQALVPLDNGGWRIYYDGYTVGQYYFSDSYDGFASWSTPQTLPGLSGFARHFTVLKEVVSGGASLPVSAPRSLQSVNYPDRYVRHRDHLGYVEPVTSSSAASVKQDATFTIVPGLADANCSSFRAANGSYLRHWDYRLRLDPSDGSATFAKDATYCARPGSVTGSVSLESYNYPGRYIRHYNYELRVELYQDSATFRADSSFRAVTAWAA; encoded by the coding sequence GTGGTCTGTGCTCTGTTCGGGTGGTCCGTCCCCGCGTCCGCGGCCGCGCCGCCGCCCGGATCGTGGACGCGGTACACGATGACCGCGTTCACGAACAGCAGCGAGTCGAACATGTACGTGTACGAGTCGCCGGACGCGACCGGGTTCCGGCTGCTGCGCGGCCCGGCCTTCACGCCGCCGACCGGGCTGATCCGCGACCCCAGCATCATCCGGCACACCGACGGCAGGTACTGGGTCGTCTACACCACCAACTGGACCGGCAACACGATCGGCCTCGCCACCAGCACCGACCGTCTCAACTGGACGTTCGTGCGGAACGTGACGATCCCGCTGACCGTGCAGAACACCTGGGCGCCGGAGTTCTTCATCGACTCGAACGGCAGCGTGAACGTGATCGTCTCGCTCTCCACGAACGGGGCGGACTTCAAGCCGTACAAGCTGACCGCCACGAACGCCGCGCTCAGCGCGTGGTCGGCGCCGCAGGTGCTCAGCGGCATCGGGCCGAACCACATCGACACGTACGTCGTCAAGGTCGGCTCCACCTACCACGCGTTCACCAAGAACGAGACGACCAAGTTCATCGAGTACGCGACCGCGTCCTCGCTGACCGGGCCGTACACGATCTCCCGCACCGGGAACTGGGCCGGCTGGGGCGGACCGCGCGAGGGCCAGGCGCTGGTGCCGCTGGACAACGGCGGCTGGCGGATCTACTACGACGGCTACACGGTCGGGCAGTACTACTTCAGCGACTCCTACGACGGGTTCGCCTCGTGGAGCACGCCGCAGACGCTGCCCGGGCTGTCCGGGTTCGCCCGGCACTTCACGGTGCTGAAGGAGGTCGTGTCCGGCGGCGCGTCGCTGCCCGTCTCCGCGCCGCGGTCGCTGCAGTCGGTCAACTACCCCGACCGGTACGTACGGCACCGCGATCACCTCGGCTACGTGGAGCCGGTCACGTCCTCGTCGGCGGCCTCGGTCAAGCAGGACGCCACGTTCACGATCGTGCCGGGGCTGGCGGACGCGAACTGCTCCTCGTTCCGCGCGGCGAACGGGTCCTACCTGCGGCACTGGGACTACCGGCTGCGGCTGGACCCGTCCGACGGGTCGGCGACGTTCGCGAAGGACGCCACCTACTGCGCCCGACCCGGCTCGGTCACCGGGTCGGTGTCGCTGGAGTCGTACAACTATCCCGGCCGGTACATCCGGCACTACAACTACGAGCTGCGGGTCGAGCTCTACCAGGACTCGGCCACGTTCCGCGCGGACAGCTCATTCCGGGCGGTGACCGCCTGGGCCGCTTAG
- the map gene encoding type I methionyl aminopeptidase yields the protein MIELKSPSEIAALREAGRIVARALAAVRAHAAVGVSLLELDDVAAKVIADAGARPSFLGYHPPGAPRPYPAVICASVNDAIVHGIPTGARLADGDLVSIDCGAHLDGWCGGSAISFTVGEPRPADLALVDAAERALAAGIDAARPGARIGDIGHAVGTVARAAGFGIMARHGGHGVGRLMHEPPSVPNEGRPGHGTRIEAGLVIAIEPMLIASGRDAYRTDPDGWTLRTHDGSRAAHTEHTVAVTPTGPIILTAP from the coding sequence ATGATCGAGCTGAAGTCGCCCTCGGAGATCGCGGCGCTCCGCGAGGCCGGCCGCATCGTCGCGCGGGCGCTCGCCGCGGTCCGGGCGCACGCGGCCGTCGGTGTCAGCCTCCTCGAGCTCGACGACGTCGCGGCCAAGGTCATAGCGGACGCGGGGGCCCGGCCGTCCTTCCTGGGTTACCACCCGCCGGGGGCACCCCGGCCGTATCCGGCTGTCATCTGCGCCAGCGTCAACGACGCGATCGTGCACGGCATCCCCACCGGCGCGCGGCTCGCCGACGGCGACCTGGTCAGCATCGACTGCGGCGCCCACCTGGACGGCTGGTGCGGTGGCTCCGCGATCAGCTTCACGGTCGGCGAGCCGCGCCCGGCCGATCTCGCGCTGGTCGACGCGGCCGAGCGCGCACTCGCCGCCGGCATCGACGCGGCCCGGCCCGGCGCCCGGATCGGCGACATCGGCCACGCGGTCGGTACCGTCGCCCGCGCCGCCGGGTTCGGCATCATGGCACGTCACGGCGGTCACGGTGTCGGCCGGCTGATGCACGAGCCGCCGTCCGTCCCCAACGAGGGCCGCCCCGGCCACGGCACACGCATCGAGGCCGGCCTGGTCATCGCGATCGAGCCGATGCTCATCGCGTCCGGCCGTGACGCCTACCGCACCGACCCCGACGGCTGGACGCTGCGCACCCACGACGGTTCCCGCGCCGCCCACACCGAACACACCGTTGCCGTCACCCCCACCGGCCCGATCATCCTGACCGCCCCCTGA